One part of the Arabidopsis thaliana chromosome 1 sequence genome encodes these proteins:
- the ENT7 gene encoding equilibrative nucleoside transporter 7 (equilibrative nucleoside transporter 7 (ENT7); FUNCTIONS IN: nucleoside transmembrane transporter activity; INVOLVED IN: transport; LOCATED IN: plasma membrane; EXPRESSED IN: petal, leaf whorl, sperm cell, sepal, flower; EXPRESSED DURING: 4 anthesis, petal differentiation and expansion stage; CONTAINS InterPro DOMAIN/s: Delayed-early response protein/equilibrative nucleoside transporter (InterPro:IPR002259); BEST Arabidopsis thaliana protein match is: Major facilitator superfamily protein (TAIR:AT4G05120.1); Has 936 Blast hits to 904 proteins in 182 species: Archae - 0; Bacteria - 2; Metazoa - 417; Fungi - 105; Plants - 210; Viruses - 0; Other Eukaryotes - 202 (source: NCBI BLink).) — MTNPEDIPSRIEGKNVARLVCCFLGVGSLVAWNAMLTITDYYYQLFPKYHPSRVLTIVYQLVANVFIITLATKEAKLNTRLRNIFGYSLYTAGTFCLIILDLASHGSGSVVAYVLLCLIVALFGLADAFVQGAMVGDLSFMSPDFIQAFMAGLGIAGALTSVLRLITKAIFDNSPDGLRKGALLFIGIATLIELACVFLYTLVFAKLPIVKYYRAKAGKEGAKTVSADLAAAGLQEQAEQVHQMDESKIQKLTKKQLLRENIDLGINLSLIYVVTLSIFPGFLYENTGEHRLGDWYAPVLVAMYNGWDAISRFIPSIKPLAMESRKWITVCVVARLLLVPAFYFTAKYADQGWMLFLTSFLGLSNGYLTVCIFSTAPKGYNGPEANALGNLMCVFLLGGIFAGVCLGWLWLIGNDSF, encoded by the exons ATGACTAATCCAGAGGATATCCCTAGCAGGATCGAG GGCAAGAATGTAGCAAGACTTGTGTGTTGTTTCCTTGGAGTAGGGTCTCTCGTGGCATGGAATGCGATGCTGACCATCACTGATTACTATTATCAACTTTTCCCA AAATACCATCCATCGAGGGTGCTGACAATAGTTTACCAATTGGTTGCGAATGTGTTTATAATAACACTTGCTACTAAAGAAGCTAAGCTCAATACTCGACTTCGTAACATTTTTGGGTATAGCCTTTATACCGCTGGTACCTTTTGTCTCATCATT TTGGATCTTGCTTCACATGGCAGTGGAAGCGTAGTAGCATATGTGTTGTTATGTTTGATCGTTGCTCTTTTCGGTCTCGCTGATGCTTTTGTACAAGGTGCAATGGTTGGAGATTTATCCTTCATGTCCCCCGACTTCATCCAG GCGTTCATGGCCGGTTTAGGCATAGCTGGAGCTCTAACCTCGGTATTAAGGCTTATTACTAAAGCAATCTTCGACAATTCGCCTGATGGTCTTCGAAAAGGCGCTT tGTTGTTCATAGGAATAGCGACATTGATCGAGTTAGCCTGTGTCTTTCTATATACACTAGTCTTTGCTAAGCTCCCTATCGTGAAGTACTACCGCGCAAAAGCTGGGAAAGAAGGGGCCAAAACTGTTTCAGCGGATCTTGCCGCAGCTGGCCTCCAAGAGCAAGCTGAACAGGTTCACCAAATGGATGAGTCCAAGATCCAAAAACTAACCAAGAAGCAGTTACTACGGGAAAACATAGATCTTGGAATCAATCTTTCCTTGATTTACGTGGTGACGCTATCGATTTTCCCGGGGTTTCTTTACGAGAACACAGGAGAACATAGATTGGGCGATTG GTATGCACCGGTTCTAGTAGCCATGTACAACGGGTGGGATGCGATATCGAGGTTCATTCCCTCGATCAAACCGTTAGCAATGGAGTCTAGGAAATGGATCACGGTCTGCGTTGTGGCACGTCTTTTGCTCGTTCCGGCCTTTTACTTTACTGCTAAATACGCAGATCAAGGATGGATGCTTTTCCTCACCTCTTTCTTGGGATTGAGTAACGGTTATTTAACCGTTTGTATCTTCAGCACTGCACCAAAGGGCTACAAT GGACCGGAAGCAAATGCATTAGGGAATTTGATGTGTGTGTTTCTATTGGGAGGGATCTTCGCTGGAGTTTGTTTGGGTTGGCTTTGGCTCATTGGCAACGATTCGTTTTAG